Proteins found in one Streptomyces sp. CB09001 genomic segment:
- a CDS encoding DLW-39 family protein — protein sequence MKKLLLVALAAIGGLLVYRQIQADRAEQDLWTEATDSVPTGS from the coding sequence GTGAAGAAGCTTCTCCTGGTCGCACTGGCCGCCATCGGCGGGCTCCTCGTGTACCGCCAGATCCAGGCGGATCGCGCCGAGCAGGATCTGTGGACGGAGGCGACTGACTCCGTGCCCACGGGTTCGTGA
- a CDS encoding DUF6344 domain-containing protein codes for MARNKVLTLWTSIVTAFLALCTALGLVTTTAAAAVPQTGTHSNTESASPEAAPAAALPLPRSRTGSLPPTMKQRIRAEAHGAAPSCRHHPLAGAATATTTGLPCDDTAVESRAQHTIPLQR; via the coding sequence ATGGCCCGGAACAAGGTCCTGACGCTGTGGACCAGCATCGTCACCGCCTTCCTCGCGCTGTGCACGGCGCTCGGACTCGTCACGACGACGGCCGCCGCGGCCGTACCGCAGACCGGAACGCACAGCAACACCGAGAGCGCCTCCCCCGAGGCGGCACCCGCGGCCGCGCTCCCCCTGCCCCGGTCCCGAACCGGCTCCCTGCCCCCCACCATGAAGCAGCGCATCCGCGCCGAGGCGCACGGCGCGGCGCCCAGCTGCCGCCACCACCCGCTCGCCGGCGCCGCCACCGCCACGACCACCGGCCTTCCCTGCGACGACACCGCGGTCGAATCCCGGGCCCAGCACACCATCCCGCTCCAGCGCTGA
- a CDS encoding GntR family transcriptional regulator codes for MPKAYEVIADDLRRSIRAGERRPGDRLPSEADLAHHYRRSVPTVQNALRLLSDEGLIDKRHGLGTFVRRPRTPAVRDNRRHQWEKDRARRPLATRAATGATEHDTGLRGDDLVFHAEYREQKASGELAEAFGVPEGTVLLQRTFRTRYSAEAAPFSLVTSYLVRDVIAANPDLLDEANEPWPGGTQHQLHTVGVELDRVEERLTARPPTPEEAAALDLPPGTSVILLRKTSYDTGGQVVDVSDVTLPGDRTELRFTTRLERW; via the coding sequence GTGCCCAAGGCCTACGAAGTGATCGCGGACGATCTGCGCCGCTCCATCCGGGCGGGTGAGCGGCGCCCCGGCGACCGGCTGCCCTCGGAGGCCGACCTCGCCCACCACTACCGGCGCAGCGTGCCCACCGTGCAGAACGCGCTCCGGCTGCTGAGCGACGAGGGCCTGATCGACAAGCGGCACGGGCTCGGCACCTTCGTCCGCCGCCCCCGCACCCCGGCGGTGCGGGACAACCGCCGCCACCAGTGGGAGAAGGACCGGGCCCGCCGGCCGCTCGCCACCAGGGCCGCCACCGGCGCCACGGAGCACGACACCGGCCTGCGGGGCGACGACCTCGTCTTCCACGCCGAGTACCGCGAGCAGAAGGCGTCCGGGGAACTGGCCGAGGCCTTCGGCGTTCCCGAGGGCACCGTGCTGCTCCAACGCACCTTCCGCACGCGGTACTCGGCCGAAGCCGCTCCCTTCAGCCTCGTCACCTCCTACCTCGTCCGCGATGTGATCGCGGCCAATCCCGACCTCCTGGACGAGGCCAACGAGCCCTGGCCGGGCGGCACTCAGCACCAGCTCCACACCGTGGGCGTCGAACTGGACCGCGTGGAGGAGCGCTTGACCGCCCGCCCGCCGACACCGGAGGAGGCCGCGGCCCTGGACCTGCCGCCGGGCACGTCGGTGATCCTGCTCCGCAAGACCTCGTACGACACCGGCGGCCAGGTGGTGGACGTCTCCGACGTCACCCTGCCCGGCGACCGCACCGAACTGCGCTTCACGACCCGTCTGGAAAGGTGGTGA
- a CDS encoding glycosyltransferase family 2 protein — protein sequence MNRRVVIVTAVHGPSAPFLPEAYASLCAQELPDGWEWRWVIQEDGRTQDVRPHVPDDPRVVFHQGRRGRQGGPGVARTMALAHADGAYVKVLDADDRLTPGALARDLAALEGDPSIGWATSRVLDLLPDGSTAGFPGDPAHGPVERGEVLDFWKANGFRAQVHPATLLVRRDLLLAVGGWMALPASEDTGLLLALNCVSRGWFSEDVGLLYRKWEGQETGQASHVEPAERDARMAVVEARARALASFGWRLPEGTGGFDR from the coding sequence GTGAACCGGCGCGTCGTCATCGTCACGGCCGTCCACGGCCCCTCCGCCCCGTTCCTCCCCGAGGCCTACGCCTCGCTGTGCGCACAGGAGCTGCCCGACGGCTGGGAGTGGCGCTGGGTGATCCAGGAGGACGGCCGTACGCAGGACGTCCGGCCGCACGTGCCCGACGATCCGCGGGTCGTTTTCCACCAGGGGCGCCGCGGACGGCAGGGCGGGCCGGGGGTGGCGCGCACGATGGCGCTGGCCCACGCGGACGGTGCGTACGTGAAGGTCCTGGACGCCGACGACCGGCTCACGCCGGGCGCCCTGGCCCGCGACCTGGCCGCCCTGGAGGGCGACCCGTCGATCGGGTGGGCGACCTCGCGGGTCCTGGACCTCCTGCCCGACGGTTCTACGGCCGGATTCCCCGGCGACCCGGCGCACGGGCCGGTCGAGCGGGGTGAGGTGCTCGACTTCTGGAAGGCGAACGGCTTCCGGGCCCAGGTCCACCCGGCGACCCTGCTGGTCCGGCGCGACCTGCTGCTCGCCGTCGGCGGCTGGATGGCCCTGCCGGCGTCCGAGGACACCGGCCTGCTGCTGGCGCTCAACTGCGTGAGCCGGGGGTGGTTCTCCGAGGACGTGGGCCTTCTCTACCGCAAGTGGGAGGGCCAGGAGACCGGCCAGGCGTCCCACGTGGAACCCGCGGAGCGCGATGCCCGGATGGCGGTGGTGGAGGCCAGGGCGCGCGCCCTCGCGTCCTTCGGATGGCGTCTGCCGGAGGGTACCGGCGGCTTCGACCGCTGA
- a CDS encoding FkbM family methyltransferase, with product MRNGPGTLGKAALATRWLNAHLREHPRRAVVELPSGGRFAVDTQDLIQRYLYLFGAWEPHLTAWLRRRLRPGDGFVDVGANIGVFSVLAARLVGDAGRVVAIEASPDVHRRLVENVRLNALGNIRALNAAVSDRPRTLTFALASSRNTGANSIVPYDGPVESSFRTEARPLPELLDPAEIATARVIKIDVEGAEGSVVRGLAPMLGALRPDAEIAVEVAPERMARLGDRVDDLLAVMRDAGFHVYQLANDYAPGSYPPALGGAPRAPVRLRGPVTGESDLVFSRVDAERLP from the coding sequence GTGCGCAACGGCCCCGGCACCCTCGGGAAGGCGGCCCTCGCCACGCGCTGGCTCAACGCGCACCTGCGCGAGCACCCCCGCAGGGCCGTCGTCGAGCTGCCCTCGGGCGGTCGCTTCGCCGTGGACACGCAGGATCTCATCCAGCGGTACCTGTACCTGTTCGGCGCCTGGGAGCCGCACCTGACGGCCTGGCTGCGGCGTCGGCTGCGCCCGGGGGACGGCTTCGTCGACGTCGGGGCCAATATCGGCGTCTTCAGCGTCCTGGCGGCCCGGCTGGTCGGCGACGCCGGCCGGGTCGTCGCCATCGAGGCCTCCCCCGACGTCCACCGGCGCCTGGTGGAGAACGTCCGGCTCAACGCCCTCGGGAACATCCGCGCGCTCAACGCCGCCGTCTCGGACCGTCCCAGGACGCTGACCTTCGCGCTCGCCAGCTCGCGGAACACGGGGGCGAACAGCATCGTCCCGTACGACGGCCCGGTGGAGTCCAGCTTCCGGACCGAGGCGCGGCCGCTGCCGGAACTCCTCGACCCGGCGGAGATCGCGACCGCCCGGGTGATCAAGATCGACGTCGAGGGCGCCGAGGGGAGTGTCGTGCGCGGTCTCGCGCCGATGCTGGGCGCTCTGCGGCCGGACGCGGAGATCGCGGTCGAGGTGGCACCGGAGCGCATGGCCCGGCTCGGGGACCGGGTCGACGACCTGCTGGCGGTGATGAGAGACGCCGGGTTCCACGTCTACCAGCTGGCCAACGACTACGCGCCCGGGAGCTATCCCCCGGCACTGGGCGGTGCGCCCCGGGCGCCGGTGCGTCTGCGCGGGCCGGTGACCGGGGAGAGCGACCTGGTCTTCTCACGGGTGGACGCGGAACGGCTGCCCTGA
- a CDS encoding ferredoxin: MRISVDPEQCYGSGDCVHRAPSVFTQVDGLGAVIPGRENAVDAPRVREAADGCPSAAITIARTEAEEVRG; the protein is encoded by the coding sequence ATGAGGATCTCCGTCGACCCCGAGCAGTGTTACGGCTCCGGAGACTGCGTCCACCGGGCCCCGTCCGTCTTCACCCAGGTGGACGGCCTCGGTGCCGTCATACCCGGCAGGGAGAACGCCGTCGACGCCCCGCGGGTGCGCGAGGCGGCCGACGGGTGTCCGTCCGCCGCGATCACCATCGCCCGCACGGAAGCGGAAGAGGTCCGAGGCTGA
- a CDS encoding DUF3566 domain-containing protein, with the protein MSGATGAGSAGTPTGTETGGGGRGSAARATDSHTTQLRKIDDGATDSHSGSSSSTHGSQGGTVTDTRGQRTQQAASPLPGERQPQQPGGPYHPPQAYQTQGGNQTHGGNASAVRRPRTGARTTPRVRKARLRVSKADPWSVMKVSFLLSIALGICTIVASAVLWMVMDAMGVFSTVGGTIAEATGSNESNGFDLQSFLSLPNVLMFTTIIAVIDVVLATALATLGAFIYNLSAGFVGGVELTLAEDE; encoded by the coding sequence GTGAGCGGAGCCACGGGCGCCGGATCGGCCGGTACCCCCACGGGTACGGAAACGGGCGGCGGCGGCCGTGGCTCAGCCGCGCGTGCGACGGATTCGCACACGACTCAACTGCGCAAGATCGACGACGGAGCGACCGACTCGCACTCGGGGAGCTCGTCCTCAACGCATGGATCCCAGGGGGGAACTGTGACGGACACCCGAGGCCAGCGGACTCAGCAGGCGGCCTCGCCGCTGCCGGGAGAACGGCAGCCCCAGCAGCCCGGCGGGCCGTACCACCCGCCGCAGGCCTACCAGACCCAGGGCGGCAATCAGACCCACGGCGGCAACGCGTCCGCCGTGCGCCGCCCGCGCACCGGCGCTCGCACCACGCCCCGCGTCCGCAAGGCGCGGCTGCGCGTGTCGAAGGCCGACCCGTGGTCGGTGATGAAGGTCAGCTTCCTGCTCTCCATCGCGCTGGGCATCTGCACCATCGTCGCGTCCGCCGTGCTGTGGATGGTCATGGACGCCATGGGCGTCTTCTCGACGGTCGGCGGGACCATCGCCGAGGCCACCGGCTCCAACGAGTCCAACGGCTTCGACCTGCAGTCCTTCCTGTCGCTGCCCAACGTGCTGATGTTCACGACGATCATCGCGGTCATCGACGTCGTCCTCGCGACGGCCCTGGCCACGCTGGGTGCGTTCATCTACAACCTGTCCGCCGGCTTCGTCGGCGGTGTGGAGCTGACGCTCGCCGAGGACGAGTGA
- the gyrA gene encoding DNA gyrase subunit A, translating into MTDENTPVTTPEGDALAMRVEPVGLETEMQRSYLDYAMSVIVSRALPDVRDGLKPVHRRVLYAMYDGGYRPERGFYKCARVVGDVMGNYHPHGDSSIYDALVRLAQPWSMRMPLVDSNGNFGSPGNDPAAAMRYTECKMAPLSMEMVRDIDEETVDFTDNYDGRSKEPTVLPARFPNLLINGSAGIAVGMATNIPPHNLREVAAGAQWYLENYEASHEELLDALIERIKGPDFPTGALVVGRKGIEEAYRTGRGSITMRAVVEVEEIQNRQCLVVTELPYQTNPDNLAQKIADLVKDGKIGGIADVRDETSSRTGQRLVIVLKRDAVAKVVLNNLYKHTDLQTNFGANMLALVDGVPRTLSLDAFIRHWVNHQIEVIVRRTRFRLRKAEERAHILRGLLKALDAIDEVIALIRRSDTVEIARGGLMDLLEIDEIQANAILEMQLRRLAALERQKIVREHDELQMKINEYNEILASPVRQRGIVSEELTALVEKYGDDRKTKLIPYEGDMSIEDLIAEEDIVVTVTRGGYIKRTKTDDYRAQKRGGKGVRGAKLKEDDIVNHFFVSTTHHWLLFFTNKGRVYRAKAYELPDAGRDARGQHVANLLAFQPDETIAQIRAIRDYEAVPYLVLATKAGLVKKTPLKDYDSPRSGGVIAINLREQADGSDDELIGAELVSAEDDLLLISKKAQSIRFTASDDTLRPMGRATSGVKGMSFREGDELLSMNVVRAGTFVFTATDGGYAKRTSVDEYRVQGRGGLGIKAAKIVEDRGSLVGALVVEEHDEILAITLSGGVIRTRVSGVRETGRDTMGVQLINLGKRDAVVGIARNAEAGREAEEVDGDVAVDETAEGAATTGTDEGEAPSAE; encoded by the coding sequence ATGACCGACGAGAACACTCCCGTGACGACGCCCGAGGGTGACGCCCTGGCCATGCGTGTCGAGCCCGTCGGGCTCGAGACGGAGATGCAGCGCTCGTACCTCGACTACGCGATGTCCGTCATCGTCTCGCGCGCGCTGCCCGACGTCCGTGACGGACTCAAGCCCGTGCACCGCCGCGTGCTGTACGCCATGTACGACGGCGGCTACCGCCCCGAGCGCGGCTTCTACAAGTGCGCCCGCGTCGTCGGCGACGTCATGGGCAACTACCACCCGCACGGCGACAGCTCCATCTACGACGCCCTGGTCCGCCTCGCCCAGCCCTGGTCGATGCGGATGCCGCTCGTCGACTCCAACGGCAACTTCGGCTCGCCGGGCAACGACCCGGCCGCGGCCATGCGGTACACCGAGTGCAAGATGGCGCCGCTGTCGATGGAGATGGTCCGCGACATCGACGAGGAGACCGTCGACTTCACGGACAACTACGACGGCCGCTCCAAGGAGCCGACCGTCCTGCCCGCCCGCTTCCCGAACCTGCTGATCAACGGCTCGGCGGGGATCGCGGTCGGCATGGCCACCAACATCCCGCCGCACAACCTGCGCGAGGTCGCGGCCGGCGCCCAGTGGTACCTGGAGAACTACGAGGCCTCGCACGAGGAGCTGCTGGACGCGCTCATCGAGCGCATCAAGGGCCCCGACTTCCCGACCGGCGCCCTCGTGGTGGGCCGCAAGGGCATCGAGGAGGCGTACCGCACCGGCCGCGGCTCGATCACGATGCGCGCGGTCGTCGAGGTCGAGGAGATCCAGAACCGCCAGTGCCTGGTGGTCACGGAGCTGCCGTACCAGACCAACCCCGACAACCTCGCACAGAAGATCGCCGACCTGGTGAAGGACGGCAAGATCGGCGGCATCGCGGACGTCCGCGACGAGACGAGCTCCCGCACCGGCCAGCGCCTGGTGATCGTGCTCAAGCGCGACGCGGTCGCCAAGGTCGTCCTGAACAACCTGTACAAGCACACCGACCTGCAGACCAACTTCGGCGCCAACATGCTGGCGCTGGTCGACGGCGTGCCGCGCACCCTGTCCCTGGACGCGTTCATCCGCCACTGGGTGAACCACCAGATCGAGGTCATCGTCCGCCGTACGCGCTTCAGGCTGCGCAAGGCGGAGGAGCGGGCGCACATCCTGCGCGGCCTGCTCAAGGCCCTGGACGCCATCGACGAGGTCATCGCGCTGATCCGGCGCAGCGACACCGTCGAGATCGCGCGCGGCGGCCTGATGGACCTCCTGGAGATCGACGAGATCCAGGCCAACGCCATCCTGGAGATGCAGCTGCGCCGCCTGGCGGCCCTGGAGCGGCAGAAGATCGTCCGCGAGCACGACGAGCTCCAGATGAAGATCAACGAGTACAACGAGATCCTCGCCTCGCCCGTCCGCCAGCGCGGGATCGTCAGCGAGGAGCTGACCGCGCTCGTCGAGAAGTACGGCGACGACCGCAAGACGAAGCTGATCCCGTACGAGGGCGACATGTCCATCGAGGACCTGATCGCCGAGGAGGACATCGTCGTCACGGTCACGCGTGGCGGTTACATCAAGCGCACCAAGACCGACGACTACCGGGCGCAGAAGCGCGGCGGGAAGGGCGTGCGCGGCGCGAAGCTCAAGGAAGACGACATCGTCAACCACTTCTTCGTGTCCACCACGCACCACTGGCTGCTGTTCTTCACCAACAAGGGCCGCGTCTACCGCGCCAAGGCGTACGAGCTGCCGGACGCCGGCCGGGACGCGCGCGGCCAGCACGTGGCGAACCTGCTGGCCTTCCAGCCGGACGAGACGATCGCGCAGATCCGCGCGATCCGCGACTACGAGGCGGTTCCCTACCTGGTCCTGGCCACGAAGGCCGGCCTGGTGAAGAAGACGCCGCTGAAGGACTACGACTCGCCGCGTTCGGGCGGTGTCATCGCGATCAACCTGCGGGAGCAGGCGGACGGAAGCGACGACGAGCTGATCGGAGCCGAACTCGTCTCGGCCGAGGACGATCTGCTGCTGATCAGCAAGAAGGCACAGTCGATCAGGTTCACCGCGTCGGACGACACGCTGCGCCCGATGGGGCGTGCCACCTCGGGCGTCAAGGGCATGAGTTTCCGCGAAGGGGACGAGCTGCTCTCGATGAATGTTGTTCGAGCCGGTACGTTCGTGTTCACTGCCACCGACGGCGGTTACGCGAAGCGGACCTCCGTCGACGAGTACCGCGTCCAGGGTCGCGGCGGCCTCGGCATCAAGGCCGCCAAGATCGTCGAGGACCGCGGGTCGCTCGTGGGCGCGCTGGTGGTCGAGGAGCACGACGAGATCCTCGCCATCACACTCTCGGGCGGTGTGATTCGTACGCGAGTCAGCGGGGTCAGGGAGACCGGCCGTGACACCATGGGCGTTCAACTGATCAATCTGGGCAAGCGCGATGCCGTCGTCGGCATCGCACGCAACGCCGAGGCGGGACGCGAGGCGGAGGAGGTCGACGGCGATGTGGCCGTCGACGAGACCGCCGAGGGTGCCGCGACCACCGGCACGGACGAGGGCGAGGCGCCCTCGGCCGAGTAG
- the gyrB gene encoding DNA topoisomerase (ATP-hydrolyzing) subunit B translates to MADSGNPNENNPSTDTGVNDAVSTPHGDASASYDASAITVLEGLDAVRKRPGMYIGSTGERGLHHLVQEVVDNSVDEALAGHADTIDVTILADGGVRVVDNGRGIPVGIVPSEGKPAVEVVLTVLHAGGKFGGGGYAVSGGLHGVGVSVVNALSTRVAVEVKTDGYRWTQEYKLGVPTAALARHEATEETGTTVTFWADGDIFETTDYSFETLSRRFQEMAFLNKGLKINLTDERESAKATAGADEAGEDEKHEVKSVSYHYEGGIVDFVTYLNSRKGELVHPTVIDLEAEDRDKSLSLEVAMQWNGGYTEGVYSFANIIHTHEGGTHEEGFRAALTSLINKYARDKKLLREKDDNLTGDDIREGLTAIISVKLAEPQFEGQTKTKLGNTEVKTFVQKVVYEHLTDWLDRNPNEAADIIRKGIQAAHARVAARKARDLTRRKGLLESASLPGKLSDCQSNDPTKCEIFIVEGDSAGGSAKSGRNPQYQAILPIRGKILNVEKARIDRILQNQEIQAMISAFGTGVHEDFDIEKLRYHKIILMADADVDGQHINTLLLTFLFRFMRPLVESGHVYLSRPPLYKIKWGRDDFEYAYSDRERDALIEMGRNAGKRIREDSVQRFKGLGEMNAEELRITTMDQEHRVLGQVTLDDAAQADDLFSVLMGEDVEARRAFIQRNAKDVRFLDI, encoded by the coding sequence GTGGCCGATTCCGGCAACCCCAACGAGAACAACCCGTCCACCGACACCGGCGTGAACGACGCGGTGAGCACCCCGCACGGCGATGCTTCCGCGTCGTACGACGCCAGTGCCATCACCGTCCTCGAGGGTCTGGACGCGGTCCGCAAGCGACCCGGTATGTACATCGGTTCGACCGGTGAGCGGGGCCTGCACCACCTGGTGCAGGAGGTCGTGGACAACTCCGTCGACGAGGCACTCGCCGGTCACGCGGACACGATCGACGTGACGATCCTCGCCGACGGCGGTGTCCGCGTCGTCGACAACGGCCGTGGCATCCCGGTGGGCATCGTCCCCTCCGAGGGGAAGCCCGCCGTCGAGGTCGTGCTGACCGTGCTGCACGCGGGCGGCAAGTTCGGCGGCGGCGGCTACGCGGTCTCCGGTGGTCTGCACGGCGTGGGTGTCTCCGTCGTCAACGCCCTCTCCACGAGGGTGGCGGTGGAGGTCAAGACCGACGGCTACCGCTGGACGCAGGAGTACAAGCTGGGCGTCCCCACGGCGGCGCTGGCCCGGCACGAGGCCACCGAGGAGACCGGCACGACGGTCACCTTCTGGGCCGACGGCGACATCTTCGAGACCACCGACTACTCCTTCGAGACGCTCTCCCGGCGCTTCCAGGAGATGGCCTTCCTCAACAAGGGTCTCAAGATCAACCTCACCGACGAGCGCGAGTCGGCGAAGGCCACCGCCGGCGCGGACGAGGCGGGCGAGGACGAGAAGCACGAGGTCAAGAGCGTCTCGTACCACTACGAGGGCGGCATCGTCGACTTCGTGACGTACCTCAACTCCCGCAAGGGAGAGCTGGTGCACCCGACCGTGATCGACCTGGAGGCCGAGGACAGGGACAAGAGCCTGTCCCTCGAGGTCGCGATGCAGTGGAACGGCGGCTACACGGAGGGCGTGTACTCCTTCGCCAACATCATCCACACGCACGAGGGCGGCACGCACGAGGAGGGTTTCCGCGCGGCGCTCACCTCGCTGATCAACAAGTACGCGCGCGACAAGAAGCTGCTGCGCGAGAAGGACGACAACCTCACGGGTGACGACATCCGCGAGGGTCTGACCGCGATCATCTCGGTGAAGCTGGCCGAGCCGCAGTTCGAGGGCCAGACCAAGACGAAGCTGGGCAACACCGAGGTGAAGACCTTCGTCCAGAAGGTCGTCTACGAGCACCTGACGGACTGGCTCGACCGCAACCCCAACGAGGCCGCGGACATCATCCGCAAGGGCATCCAGGCGGCCCACGCGCGCGTGGCGGCCCGCAAGGCCCGCGACCTGACGCGCCGCAAGGGTCTGCTGGAGTCGGCCTCGCTGCCGGGCAAGCTGTCCGACTGCCAGTCGAACGACCCGACCAAGTGCGAGATCTTCATCGTCGAGGGCGACTCCGCCGGCGGCTCCGCCAAGTCCGGCCGGAACCCGCAGTACCAGGCGATCCTCCCGATCCGCGGCAAGATCCTCAACGTGGAGAAGGCGCGCATCGACCGGATCCTGCAGAACCAGGAGATCCAGGCGATGATCTCCGCGTTCGGCACCGGTGTGCACGAGGACTTCGACATCGAGAAGCTCCGCTATCACAAGATCATTCTGATGGCGGACGCCGACGTCGACGGCCAGCACATCAACACCCTGCTGCTGACCTTCCTGTTCCGCTTCATGCGGCCGCTGGTCGAGTCCGGGCACGTGTACCTGTCCCGCCCGCCGCTCTACAAGATCAAGTGGGGCCGGGACGACTTCGAGTACGCGTACTCCGACCGCGAGCGCGACGCGCTGATCGAGATGGGCCGCAACGCGGGCAAGCGCATCCGTGAGGACTCCGTGCAGCGCTTCAAGGGCCTCGGCGAGATGAACGCCGAGGAACTGCGCATCACGACCATGGACCAGGAGCACCGCGTGCTCGGCCAGGTCACGCTCGACGACGCCGCGCAGGCCGACGACCTGTTCTCGGTGCTGATGGGCGAGGACGTCGAGGCCCGGCGCGCGTTCATCCAGCGCAACGCCAAGGACGTCCGCTTCCTCGACATCTGA